From a region of the Tachypleus tridentatus isolate NWPU-2018 chromosome 1, ASM421037v1, whole genome shotgun sequence genome:
- the LOC143252760 gene encoding uncharacterized protein LOC143252760, whose protein sequence is MPSLDRTESLLTMYKSAYGLGMEGFSKNLLNINNLSQNTEDLKGGMKTVENGKFQNINITQSHGVLESMKMMEPVFWGLTQEQFAELVTSLNTLYEQAGLGSFNPSFSCVPGVPAGILVTGTSGLLGEHNQVPVTQFVPKDNVSTEGTLSSENSNFSCISISELSSQTTIHSAGISTLTSPQKITTCEEDEEDDDFNWDKLL, encoded by the exons ATGCCTTCTTTGGATCGAACCGAGTCACTCTTGACTATGTACAAATCAGCTTACGGACTTGGAATGGAAG GATTTAGTAAAAATCTGCTCAATATAAATAACCTGTCACAGAACACAGAAGACTTGAAAGGAGGaatgaaaactgttgaaaatggaaaatttcaaaatataaatattactcagTCTCATG GTGTTCTGGAAAGTATGAAAATGATGGAACCTGTGTTTTGGGGTTTGACACAAGAACAGTTTGCTGAACTTGTCACTTCCCTTAACACACTTTATGAACAGGCTGGCCTCGGGTCTTTCAACCCTTCTTTCAGTTGTGTTCCTGGAGTACCAGCAGGTATTTTAGTCACTGGAACCTCTG GCCTTCTTGGTGAACACAATCAAGTTCCTGTAACACAGTTTGTGCCTAAAGATAATGTCAGCACAGAGGGCACACTTTCTTCAGAGAACAGCaacttttcttgtatttctatttcAGAG TTGAGTTCTCAAACTACCATCCATTCTGCTGGTATCTCCACCTTGACCTCACCTCAAAAGATTACCACCTGTGAAGAGGATGAAGAGGATGATGATTTTAACTGGGACAAACTtctttga